The following coding sequences are from one Musa acuminata AAA Group cultivar baxijiao chromosome BXJ2-4, Cavendish_Baxijiao_AAA, whole genome shotgun sequence window:
- the LOC135609429 gene encoding ADP-ribosylation factor 1-like isoform X2 produces the protein MGLTFTRLFSRLFAKKEMRILMVGLDAAGKTTILYKLKLGEIVTTIPTIGFNVETVEYKNISFTVWDVGGQDKIRPLWRHYFQNTQGLIFVVDSNDRDRIIEARDELHRMLNEDELRDAVLLVFANKQDLPNAMNAAEITDKLGLHSLRHRHWYIQSACATSGEGLYEGLDWLSNNIVTKA, from the exons ATGGGGCTCACCTTCACGAGGTTGTTCAGCCGGCTCTTTGCGAAGAAGGAGATGAGGATCTTGATGGTTGGGCTCGACGCGGCCGGTAAAACGACGATCTTGTACAAGCTCAAGCTCGGAGAGATAGTTACCACCATTCCCACTATTG GATTCAATGTGGAGACTGTAGAGTACAAGAACATTAGTTTTACTGTTTGGGATGTTGGTGGTCAAGATAAG ATCAGACCTCTGTGGAGGCACTACTTCCAGAACACTCAGGGCCTTATTTTTGTTGTAGACAGCAATGACAGAGACCGTATTATCGAGGCAAGGGATGAACTCCACAGGATGCTTAATGAG GATGAGTTACGTGATGCAGTTTTGCTTGTGTTTGCAAATAAGcaagatcttccaaatgcaatGAATGCAGCTGAAATTACTGATAAGCTTGGCCTGCATTCCCTGCGTCACCGACACTG GTATATTCAGAGCGCATGTGCTACATCTGGTGAAGGTTTGTATGAGGGGCTGGATTGGCTCTCCAACAATATCGTCACCAAG GCTTGA
- the LOC135609429 gene encoding ADP-ribosylation factor 1-like isoform X1 gives MGLTFTRLFSRLFAKKEMRILMVGLDAAGKTTILYKLKLGEIVTTIPTIGFNVETVEYKNISFTVWDVGGQDKIRPLWRHYFQNTQGLIFVVDSNDRDRIIEARDELHRMLNEDELRDAVLLVFANKQDLPNAMNAAEITDKLGLHSLRHRHWYIQSACATSGEGLYEGLDWLSNNIVTKDAK, from the exons ATGGGGCTCACCTTCACGAGGTTGTTCAGCCGGCTCTTTGCGAAGAAGGAGATGAGGATCTTGATGGTTGGGCTCGACGCGGCCGGTAAAACGACGATCTTGTACAAGCTCAAGCTCGGAGAGATAGTTACCACCATTCCCACTATTG GATTCAATGTGGAGACTGTAGAGTACAAGAACATTAGTTTTACTGTTTGGGATGTTGGTGGTCAAGATAAG ATCAGACCTCTGTGGAGGCACTACTTCCAGAACACTCAGGGCCTTATTTTTGTTGTAGACAGCAATGACAGAGACCGTATTATCGAGGCAAGGGATGAACTCCACAGGATGCTTAATGAG GATGAGTTACGTGATGCAGTTTTGCTTGTGTTTGCAAATAAGcaagatcttccaaatgcaatGAATGCAGCTGAAATTACTGATAAGCTTGGCCTGCATTCCCTGCGTCACCGACACTG GTATATTCAGAGCGCATGTGCTACATCTGGTGAAGGTTTGTATGAGGGGCTGGATTGGCTCTCCAACAATATCGTCACCAAG GATGCTAAATGA
- the LOC135608888 gene encoding non-specific lipid transfer protein GPI-anchored 12-like, with protein sequence MATSTVLRIPLLAATVVVVACAMLHGGVRAQAPAPTPSGLDCTQSYLNLSSCLSYVMTGSNDTVPDKDCCPELAGLFDSQPICLCELLSGGAESFGISIDNNRALKLPSICHIDSLPVSLCAAIGYPVTGSPMGSPMSPSSAPSGIGPRLPGTPAAPPPQNRAAGAGAVGRLALAGLSCAIAVVGFF encoded by the exons ATGGCCACGTCGACGGTCCTCCGGATCCCTCTGCTAGCTGcgaccgtcgtcgtcgtcgcatgCGCCATGCTGCATGGCGGCGTACGCGCGCAAGCCCCGGCGCCGACCCCGTCCGGACTTGACTGCACGCAGTCGTACTTAAACCTGTCGAGCTGCTTATCGTACGTGATGACCGGCAGCAACGATACGGTACCTGACAAGGACTGCTGCCCCGAGCTCGCCGGCCTCTTCGACTCGCAGCCCATCTGTCTGTGCGAGCTCCTCTCCGGCGGCGCCGAGAGCTTCGGCATCTCCATCGACAACAACCGGGCCCTCAAGCTTCCCTCCATCTGCCACATCGACTCTTTGCCGGTGAGCCTGTGCGCAG CAATAGGATATCCAGTTACAGGTAGTCCGATGGGCAGTCCAATGTCTCCTTCATCAGCTCCATCAGGCATTGGCCCGCGGTTGCCCG GGACACCGGCCGCGCCGCCCCCGCAGAACCGCGCCGCCGGAGCCGGAGCAGTGGGTCGTCTCGCACTCGCCGGTCTCTCCTGCGCCATCGCCGTCGTCGGATTCTTCTAG